In the Acidobacteriota bacterium genome, CGGTGGCCATCGGGGCACGTCCGAGCAGTGGCTGCGCGAGGGATTCGCCGAGTGGGTCGCCGAGCGCGTGCTCGACCACCTGCGGATGGCGGGCGCCGGCACGGAACTGCGCCGGGCGAAGCGCGTGGTCGCGCTCGCCGGTCCGACGCGGTTCCCGCCGCTGTCGGCCATGGTGACCTTCGACCAGTGGGTCGACCTGCGCACGACGCGCCCCGCGCTGCCGACGTACGAGTACGCGTTCGTGGCCGCCGACTTCCTCGTCGATCGTCACGGCCTGGACGCGGTGCTCGACTACTTCCGGCGGTTCGCCACGTCGAGCGATACCGACGGGAACTTCGCGACGGCCTTCGGCGAACCGAGGCGTCAGTTCGAGGAGGCGCTCGTCGCGCAGCTCACCCGCCCTTGACCGCGGGTTCCGCAGTCCCGCCGCGGGGAAGTGCCGCATCGACCGCGCCGGTGTCCACTGCCGACCTGTCGAGCCGGTAGCACACCACCTTCACGCCCTCGTGGTCGAACGCCCGATCGTAGGTCATTGCGAGGCGCGCCATGACCGCGAGCGATCGCCTGTTGGCGGGGCGGGTGATGGCGACGACCCGCTCGAGGTCGAGTCGCGTGAAGCCGTCCGCCACCGCCGCCCGGGCCGCCTCGGTGGCCAACCCCAGGCCCCACCGGTCACGGGCGAGCCACCACCCCACTTCGATGTCGTCGTGGTGACGGAGCGGCTGCAGGCCGCAGAAGCCGACGAAGGCTCCGGAGGCCGTGCCGTAAAGCTTCCAGAAGCAGAAGCCACGCGACGCGTGAAGTGCGCGCTGGCGTGCGACG is a window encoding:
- a CDS encoding GNAT family N-acetyltransferase; translated protein: MISTLRLSLLPWEPGDWRYLTPLVTDPVVMCDITGGEAWSDARTQAFVARQRALHASRGFCFWKLYGTASGAFVGFCGLQPLRHHDDIEVGWWLARDRWGLGLATEAARAAVADGFTRLDLERVVAITRPANRRSLAVMARLAMTYDRAFDHEGVKVVCYRLDRSAVDTGAVDAALPRGGTAEPAVKGG